One window of Leishmania infantum JPCM5 genome chromosome 8 genomic DNA carries:
- a CDS encoding amastin-like protein: protein MACKLGVIIYVVLQFIAFFSVLIGTGVDMFYIKPEHSFGARVCITLWGGKTDCRKAKVTITPGVRWKFCPIRLRNFRIGEAFAVISIFVYGAAFLFGFLLLYCCAGFRWLCLALNIVGAVTACVVWAVMVVTYRLPEPKCLELSDGYDFGTGFGLFVLAWILDIIDIIFLMLPWQIGEFGEGDEPNGQEEEEEVVQSKKATEE from the coding sequence ATGGCGTGCAAGCTCGGCGTCATTATCTACGTCGTCCTCCAGTTCATCGCGTTCTTCTCCGTGCTGATCGGTACGGGGGTCGACATGTTTTACATCAAGCCGGAGCACAGCTTTGGCGCCAGGGTATGCATAACCCTGTGGGGTGGAAAGACTGACTGTCGAAAAGCCAAGGTAACCATCACCCCGGGCGTACGGTGGAAGTTCTGCCCCATCCGCCTCAGAAACTTCCGCATTGGTGAGGCGTTCGCTGTCATCTCCATCTTCGTGTACGGCGCGGCGTTCCTCTTCGGCTTCCTTTTGCTGtactgctgcgctggctTCCGCTGGCTCTGCCTGGCGCTGAACATCGTGGGCGCTGTCACCGCTTGCGTTGTCTGGGCGGTCATGGTGGTCACCTACAGACTCCCAGAGCCCAAGTGCCTGGAGCTGAGTGACGGCTACGATTTCGGCACCGGCTTCGGTCTCTTCGTGCTTGCCTGGATCCTGGATATCATCGACATTATCTTCCTGATGCTCCCGTGGCAAATCGGAGAGTTCGGTGAGGGTGACGAACCGAAtgggcaggaggaggaggaggaggtggtgcagtcTAAAAAAGCAACGGAGGAGTAG